DNA from Acidobacteriota bacterium:
GCGATGTCCGTCACCAGGGCCCGGATTCGGGCGATCATTTTGACCCTTTCGGTGACGCTGACGGCCCGCCGCGCGTCCAGGAGATTGAAATTGTGGGAGCACTTGAGGCACATATCATACGCGGGAAGCAGGAGATTCCGTTGAATGAGCGCAGCCGCTTCTCTCTCCGCGGCGTCAAACGCCTGCCTGAGTTGAGCCGTATCGGCCCGTTCGAAATTGTACTCGGAGAATTGTTTTTCCTCGTCCAGTCGGAGGTCGCGGTAGGAGACGTCGTTCGACCAATCGAGGTCGTAGATATCGTCCTTTTCCTCGAGGAACATCTCGAGCCTTTCGAGACCATAGGTGATCTCGGCCGATACGGGGGACAGATCGATGCCGCCCGCCTGCTGGAAATACGTGAATTGCGTGATTTCCAGCCCGTCCAGAAGAACCTGCCAGCCCACGCCCCAGGCGCCGATGGTCGGCGACTCCCAGTTGTCCTCGTCAAAGCGGAGATCGTGGTCTTCGAGACGTATGCCCAGGGCGACAAGGCTGTCGATGTAGAGTTGCTGGATGTCCATGGGCGAAGGCTTGATGATGACCTGGTACTGGTGGTGTTTCTGGACGCGGTTGGGGTTTTCGCCGTAACGGCCGTCCGTCGGACGGCGGGACGGCTGGACGTAGGCGACTTTCCAAGGTTTCGGCCCCAACACCCGGAAGAAGGTGTCCGGCGTCATGGTTCCGGCGCCGACTTCGACATCGTAACTCGGAGCCAGGTAACAACCCCGGTCCGCCCAATAATGGTGCAGGTTCAGGATGAGATTTTGAAGCGACATGTCAGGGGTTTTTCTCCCACCGGAGAACGGGGTTGCGGGCCGCTCCCGTTTCGTCCAGCCTCCGGACATAGGTGATATGGGGGGCGGAACGAAGGACCTCAGGGTCCTTTTCGGCTTCCCCGGCGATCTTGACCATGGCCTCGATGAAGAGATCCAGATCGCGGCGGCTTTCCGTCTCCGTCGGCTCGATCATCAGGGCGCCGTGGACGATCAAGGGGAAAGACATCGTCGGCGGATGAACCCCGGTATCGATCAGCCGCTTGGCGATGTCCAGATTGGAAACGCCGTGCTCCTTCTGCCGCTTGTCGGAAAAAACGCATTCGTGGAGAGTCGGCGCGTCGTATTTCAGGTGATACAAGCCTTCAAGGCTTTTACGGATGTAGTTGGCGTTCAGGACGGCCGTCTCCGCGATTTCGCGCATCCCCCGGGGCCCAAGACTCAAAATGTAGCAGAGAGCCCGGACGACGACCAGATAATTGGCGAAGAAGCTTCTCATCCGGCCGATCGACTTGGGCCGATCGGTGTCGATGGCGAACCGCCCCTCTTTTTCGACCACAACCGGGACGGGAAGATACGGCTCGAGGATTTTCTTGACTCCGACCGGACCCGAACCCGGCCCTCCCCCGCCGTGAGGTGTGGAAAAAGTCTTATGCAGGTTCAAATGGAGAACATCGACGCCCATGTCGCCCGGCCGGACGATCCCGGTCAGAGCATTCATGTTGGCGCCGTCCATGTAAACCAGCCCGCCCTTGTCGTGAACGATCCGGGTGGCCTCGAGGATTTCCGATTCGAAAACGCCGAGAGTGTTGGGATTCGTCACCATGAGGGCGGCGACCTCGTCCGACATGGCCTCGGCCAGATTGCCGAGGTCGATCATTCCGGCGGCGTTGGACTTGATTTCCTTGACGGTGTATCCGCAGATATGGGCCGAAGACGGGTTGGTGCCGTGGGCGGAATCGGGAATGAGGACGAATTTGCGCGGGTCTCCCCTGTCCTCGAGAAGGGCCCGGATGAGCATCATCCCGGCAAGTTCCCCATGGGCGCCGGCGGCCGGCTGCAGGGAAAAGGCGTCCATCCCCGTGATTTCGGAAAGAAGCTTTTCCGTCAGCTTGAGGACTTCCAGGTTTCCCTGGATGTCCTCCTCCGGCGCCTGGGGATGGGACTCCGTAAAGGCCGGAAGGGACGAAAGCTTCTCGTTGATCTTCGGATTGTATTTCATGGTGCAGGACCCCAGGGGGTAGATGCCCATGTCCACACAATAATTCTTTTGGGACAACCGCGTGAAATGACGGGTGACTTCGGTTTCGGAGACTTCGGGAAATCCCTCAATGGTTTCCCTCAGAGCGACCCCGGAAAGCGTCTCGGCGCTTTCGGGAACGTCCAGAGGCGCCAGGTAAGAACATCCCTTGCCTTCGGCACTGATTTCAAAAAGGAGCGGTTCGCGGATTTCGCGGATCATCGGAGCACCTCCTCGAGTCCGGCGGCCAGGCGGTCGATGTCCTCTCCGGCATGGAGTTCGGTGATACAGACCAGGACACAGCGTTCGAATCCGGGACCCGACTTGTCCAGCCCGATCCCGCCCCGGATGCCCTTCTTCCGGAGCGCCTTGTCGACGTCGAGCCAGGGTTTGGGAAGTTGGATGACGAATTCGTTGAACACAGGCCCGGAAAATCGTCTTTCAACGCCGCGGACGGCAAGAAGTTTTTCCAGGGCATAGGCTGTTTTCGCGACGTTGTGCCGGGCGGCCCTCCGGAGACCTTCCCGGCCCATCGCGGCCAGGTAGATCGTCGCCCTCAAGGCGCAGAGGGCCTGGTTCGTGCAAATGTTCGACGTGGCCTTTTCCCTGCGAATGTGTTGTTCGCGGGTGGACAGCGTGAGAACGTATCCTCTTTGCCCCTCGACGTCGGTCGTTTGTCCGCAGATGCGCCCCGGAAGCTGCCTCAGGTATTCCTTGCGGGCGGCCATGAACCCGAGATAAGGGCCGCCGAATCCGAGCGGAATCCCGAAGGATTGCGCTTCGCCGGCGACGATATCGGCCCCCAGCTTGCCCGGCGCTTCCAAAAGAGCCAGGGACAGGGCTTCCGCGACCATGGCGACGGACAGAGCGCCTTTGGTTTTGGCGGCCGTGGAGATCGAACGGACATCTTCGCAGACACCGAAATAGTTGGGCGACTGGAAAAGCACGGCGGCCGTGCCGTCATCCAGGGCCTTGTCCAGGGCCGCGGCATCCACGGTTCCCCGTTCGGTGAAGGGAACCTCCTCAACAGTCAGATCGAGGTTGCGGACATAGGTCCGGATGACCTCCCGGTATTGAGGATGAAGGGATGCGGCGACCAGAACCTTGGCCTTTCCCGTCACTCTTTGGGCCATAAGAACGGCCTCGGCGGCGGCCGTCGCTCCCTCATAAAGGGACGCGTTGGCAATGTCCAGACCGGTCAATTGGCAGATCAGGGTTTGGAATTCGAAGATAACCTGAAGCGTCCCCTGACTGACCTCGGGCTGATAGGGGGTGTAGGGACTGACGAATTCGCCCCGCGAACTCAGATAATCGACGACCGAAGGGATGAAATGGGGGTAAGCGCCGCCGCCCATGAAAGAGAGGATCCCGGCCGGAGCATTCCGGCCGGCGATCGCCTGGATTTCGGCCGCAAGCTCCATTTCCGAGAGCGGCCCCGGCAGATCGAGGTCTTTCTTCAGATGAATGGCCTCGGGAATGCAGCAGAAAAGATCATCGACCGAGGAGACGCCGATCCTTTCCAGCATCTCCTTTCTGTCCCTTTCGCTTAATGAGAGATAGCTCATATCGGCAGGCTCAGCTTTCGAGGCTTTCGATGTGTTTTTCGTAATCGGACGCAGTCATCAGGCCGTCCAATTCGGCCTTGTCGCGAATTTTCATCCGGACGATCCAGCCTCCGCCGTGGGGATCCTTGTTGATCAAGTCGGCGGCCTGGGTGAGTTTTTCGTTGACGGCCGCGATCTCGCCTCCGATCGGGGCGTAGATGTCCGAGACCGATTTCACGGATTCGACGACGCCGATGGGCTGTCCGGCGTCCAACGCTTTCCCTACGGCGGGGAGCTCAACAAAAATGATGTCGCCGAGCTGTTTCTGGGCGTAGTCGGTGATGCCGATGATCGCCTCACCGCCCTCGATCTTGATCCATTCATGGTCCTTGGAATAGGAATAATCGTTGGGATACATCATAAGCCTCCTTTTTTATCTTGCCTGCGCCGGAGCGCGGATTTATGCCTCGCCTCTTTTATAAAACGGAGTCGGGACGACACGGGCCGCAAGAGTCCGGTCCCGGACCACGACCGCGATCTCCGTCCCCGGAGCCGTCAGGTCGATGGGAAGGTAGGCCAGCCCGATGGCCTTTTTGAGAAACGGCGAAAACGTCCCGGAACAGACCTCGCCGACCGGCCGTCCGTCCGCCAGAATGGGATAATGGGGACGGGCGATGCCCTTGTCGATGATTTCGAAACCGGCGATCTTTCTCTTCAAACCCTCGGCCTGCTGTTTTTCCAGGGCGGCCTTGCCGAGGAAATCGCCTTTCTGAAACTTGACGATCCACTTGAGATCCGCCTCGAGAACCGTCGTTTTGTCGCTGATGTCGTTTCCGTAAAGCATCAGCTTGGCTTCGAGTCTGAGGGTGTCGCGGGCGCCCAGACCCACGGGAAGAACGCCGGCTTCCCGGCCCTGCTCGAGAAGGGCCTCCCAGATTTTTCCCGGATCGGGATCGGTGGTGTAGATTTCAAACCCGTCCTCACCCGTATATCCGGTGCGGGAAATGAGGGCGTCGATGCCGGCCGCCTTGCCGAAAGCCGACCGGAAGGTCTTCATGCCGTCGAGATCGACATCGGTCAGCGGCGAGAGAATCGCCTGGGCTTTCGGTCCCTGGACGGCGATCTGGGAATACGCGTCGCTCCTGTTCTCGATGCGGACATCGAAATTTTCCCTGTGGTCGACGATCCAGGCGAAATCCTTGTCGGTGTTCGAGGCGTTGACGACGAGCAGATAAGTGTTCTCCGCCAGGAAATAAACCAGCATATCGTCGACAAAAGTCCCCTCGGGAGTCGTCAGGGCCGTGTACTGAACCATGCCGGCCTTGAGACGCGAGGCGTCGTTGGGCGTCAGGTATTGAACAAAAGGCAGGGCGTCCGGGCCTTCGATATGAATTTCGCCCATATGCCCGACATCGAACAGTCCGGCCCGGGTCCGGACGGCCATGTGCTCGTCGATGATTCCCTTGAATTCGACGGGCATTTCCCAGCCGAAAAACTCAACCATCCGGCCGCCGAGTTTCTTGTGAAAAGAATTCAAACGGGTCAGTTTCATGATGGCGTCCTTTCGGAAATGATGACATCCATGGATACCACATCCCGCAAAGTCGCGCAAGTTCTTGTCCCAAACCATGATTTTGCTATAATAAATGGCCATGATCGACTTCAAAAACCGCCTGAAAAAACAGATCGCCGAAAGGCTCGGGGATACCTATCCTCTGGAGCCGGGCGACATCGATTTCACGCCGACGCCGAACGCCGCCCTGGGCGACATCGCCCTGGCCTTTCCTTTCCAGCTCGCCCGCCGGCTCAAGACCAATCCCCGGGCTCTGGCCTCGGAAATCGCGGGACGTCTTCTCCCCCTCGATGGTGTCGAGCGCCTGGATATCGCCGGGGCGGGATACATCAATCTTTTCCTCGATCGGACGGCATTCTTTGCGGCGGTTCTCAGGGACACCGATCGCACAGTCCCGATTCCCGAGGAAGACAAGATCATTATCGAACACACCAACATCAATCCGAACAAGGCGGCCCACGTCGGGCATCTCCGAAACGCCTGTCTCGGCGACACCCTGGCCCGTTGCCAGCGGCATCGGGGCGAGAACGTCGAAGTCCAGAATTATGTCGACGACACCGGTGTCCAGGTGGTGGACGTCGTCTTCGGGCTGATGGAACTCGAGGGAATTTCATCGCCCGCCGAACTGGACCGTATCCCCGGGAAATTCGATTACTATTGTTGGGATCTTTATGCCCGCATATCCCCCCACCTGGCCGCCCATCCTGAAAGCGGTGAACGCAAGGCCGGGATCCTCAAGAAAATCGAGCACGGCGAAGATCCCGAAGCCGGTCTGGCCCACGCCGTCTCGCGCCGCATTCTGAGGGCTCACCTGGCCACCATGAACCGGCTCGGAATTTCCTACGATGTCCTGCCCTGCGAAAGCTCCATCCTGCGCCAGGCCTTCTGGGAAAAAGCCTTCGAACGGCTCAAGGAACGGCAGGCGATTCATTACGTCGGAAGCGGCGACAACGCCGGATGCTGGGTCATGCGCCTCGAGGACGAGCCCGACCGGGAGAAAATCATCGTCCGGTCCGACGGCACCGTGACTTATGTCGGCAAAGACATCGCCTACCAGCTCTGGAAATTCGGCCTTCTCGACCGGGATTTCTATTATGAGCCGTTCATCGAAGACGCCGGCCGAACGGTCTGGATCACCACGCCTTCGCCCCAACCAAACAGCCCGTCCTTCGGCCGCGGCTCCCGGGTCTACAACGTTATCGACTCCCGGCAGGCCTATCTGCAGAAGGTCGTCGTCCAGGGACTGAAATCTCTGAAATATGAGAATCAGGCGGCAAAATCCATTCATTTCTCCTACGAGATGGTGGCCTTATCCCCGAAGAGTCTCGAGGAACTCGGCTATCAGGCCACGGACGAAGAGAAGGACCGGGCTTTTCTCGAGGTCTCCGGCCGAAAGGGCCTGGGCGTCAAGGCCGACGACCTTTTGGACCGGCTCGAGGAGAAGGCCCGGGCGGAAGTCTCCGGCCGCAATCCCGAACTCGATCCGGAAGCGGCGGCCGAAGTCGCCCGCCATGTCGCCTGCGGCGCCCTGAGGTATTTCATGCTGAAGTTTTCCCGGAACTCGCTCATCGTCTTCGACTTCGACGAGGTTCTGAGTTTCGAGGGGGAAACCGGTCCCTATCTGCAATACACGGCGGTCCGGATGAACAGCATTTTCCGGAAATTGCGGGAACGTGACAAAACAGCCGAGACCGCCCTTCACACCCTCGAGACCGCCCCGCCGTCCCTGACCCGTCTTCCGGAAAAGGAACTTGCGGACACCTGGGATCTTGTGACGGTCATGTCCTCCATCGAAGAGGACGTTGTGCGGTCCGTCGCCGCCCTGGAGTTTTCCCATCTGGCCCGCTTCGCGTTCACTCTCTGCCAGAAAATCAACTCCTATTACCACCGCTATCCGATCCTTTCGGAAACCGATCCCGAACTCCGGAACATCCGGCTTTTGACGATAGCCGCCGCCCGCCGGACGCTCGGCGCGGCTCTCGCCCTGATGGGCATTCCGATCCCGGAAAAGATGTGAGGCAACGACCGGAACCGCGTTCCGGTTTTGTCGATATGGAGGTTCAACATGATTGAAGTTCAGGATCTCGTCAAGAAGTACGGCGACTTCCCGGCCGTCAAAAAGCTGAGCTTCGAGGTCCCGCAGGGAAAAATCTGGGGGCTCCTCGGGCCGAATGCGGCGGGGAAAACGACCACCATGCGGATTTTAACCGGGTTTCTTCCGGCCACGGACGGCGCCGCGCGTGTTGCGGGCATCGATGTCTTCGAACGCCCCGACGCGGCCAAGAGAATCCTGGGCTATCTGCCCGAAAACGTCCCGCTCTACCCGGAAATGACCGTGGCCTCCTACCTGGGATTCGTGGCCGCGATCAAACAGGTTCCCAAGGCGAAAAAAAAGGAGGCCGTCGTCCGCGCCGTGCGCTCGGCCGGGCTCGAAACGGTCCGGGGGCGTCTGATCAAGAACATTTCCCGTGGATTCAAGCAACGGGTCGGCATCGCCCAGGCTCTGATCCATGACCCGCAGATCCTGATTCTCGACGAGCCGACGATCGGGCTCGACCCCGCCCAGATCATCGAAATCCGGGAACTCATCCGATCGTTGAGAGGCGAAAGGACGATCATCCTGTCCACCCATCTTCTGGCCGAAGTCACCCAGGTCTGCGACGGCGTGACCATCATCAACGAAGGCCGGCTCATGGCCTCGGGAACGCTCGACGAGCTGACGGCCTCGGCCCGATCGACGGACGGCGTCGTTCTCAAGCTTCGCAAGTCCGGACCCGAGTCCACAGCGGCGCTCCGGGCGATTCCCGGCGTCGACACCGCGGCGATCCGGGATTCCGAAATCGAAGTCGCCTGGAGCCGGGGACGAGATCTCCGCGAAGCGGTCGCCCGCACCGTCGTCGAAAAGGACCTCGGGCTTCTGGAAATGAAGTCCCTGGGGATGAACATCGAAGATCTCTATCTCAAGATCGTCTCGGGAGGTCTCGAATCATGAGAAATATCCTGTCCATCGCCAAAAGAGAGATCCAGGCTTATTTCACATCGCCGATCGCCTACGTTGTGATCGCCGTGTTTCTTCTGCTGACGGGCTTTTTTTTCTACAGCCTCGTCTGGTGGTTCAACTCCCAGGCCATGCAGATGGCTCAAAATCCCACCTATTTCCAGCAGATCAACATCAACCAGATGGTTTTCACCCCGCTCTTTCACAACATCAGCATCATTCTTCTTCTGATGCTGCCGCTCCTGACCATGAGGCTGTTCGCCGAAGAAAAGAAAATCGGGACCGAAGAGCTTCTCTTCACCTCCCCGGTCTCCGTCAACCAGATCATTTTCGGAAAATACCTGGCATCCCTCGCCGTGCTCGCCGCCATGCTCCTGTTGTCCGGTCTGCTCTCGATATTCACCTTCGCCTACGGCAACCCCCAGATCGCGCCTCTTCTCAACGGATATCTCGGCCTCTTCCTCATGGGGGCGGCTTTCATCGCCGTCGGCCTCTTCTTTTCCTCTCTGACCGAAAATCAGATCGTCGCCGCCATCCTGACTTTCGGCGCCCTTCTTCTGTTCTGGGTGATGGGCTGGGCGGCCAATGCCGCCGGAGGAATCTGGCAGGACGTTCTCAACTATCTGTCATTCTTCCAGCACTTCGACGACATGACCCGGGGCATCCTGGACACGTCGGATGTCGTTTACTATCTGAGCTTCGCCTTTTTCGGTCTGTTCCTGACGCATGCCGTGATCCAGTCGCGGCGGTGGAGATAACGACATGAACAAGATAAAAAGCCATCTCAACTCCCTCGGCCTGACGCTCGTGTTCGCCGGGCTCGCGGCCCTGCGCATCTGGCCCCATCGAAAAACGGCCGCTCTGATCATCGCCGGTCTCGGCGTGGCCGCACTCATCGTCTATCTTGTCCTTCATCTCTCCCACCTCAAGAAAAATTTCAAGCGGAAATCTTTCCTCTATTCGAGCAACATGGTTCTCATCGTTGTTATCGTCCTGGCCATTCTCGTTCTGGTCAATGTTTTTCTGGCCAAGCAGCGCTATCGCATCGACTTCACCGAGACCAAGCTCCACAGCCTGTCCGACCAGTCCGTGACGGTTCTCAAGAATCTGAAACACGACGTCCGAGCCAAAGCCTTTTTCCGGGACATCCACTTCGGCCGGGGCGCCATGGAAAACCTCCTCAAAATCTATGCCTATCACTCCGGAAAATTCTCCTATGAGTTCATCGATCCGGATAAAAATCCCGGCCTGGTCAAGCGCTACGATATCACCCAGGACGGGACAACCGTCCTGGAATACCTGGACCGGGAAAGCCGGATCACATCGACCACGGAAGAGGAGATCACCAACACCCTGATCAAGATCACGCGCGACGGCAAAAAGACCATTTATTTCCTTGAAGGTCACGGCCAGCCGAGCATCGAGGAGAGCGGAGACGGAGGCTTTTCGCAGGCAAAAAACGAGCTCGAAAAAATGGGTTACGAAGTCGGGAAGATGACCCTGGCGCTTACGGAAACCTTTCCCGCCGACTGCGATCTCCTGATCGTTCCCGGTCCGCGGAAGGACCTCCTTCCCGACGAGAAGGTGTCCATCCGCCGGTATCTCGGGCGGGGCGGCCGGGTGTTTCTCATGATCGATCCGGAGACCGCGCCGGACATGATCCCTTTTCTGCATGAATTCGGAATCCGCCTCGAAGATGACCTCATCGTGGACACGGTCTCGCGTCTTCTCGGCGGCGATTATTTCATGCCCGTCGTCAGCGAATACGAAAGTCACGAGATCAGCCGCAATTTCCGATACGCCACGTTCTTCCCCTTCGCCCGGTCGGTCGAACTCGAAGATCCGCTGCCGGACGGTGTTTCTCTGACGGTTCTGGCCCGAACGAGCTCCAATGCCTGGGCCGAGCGCCAGCTCGACCAGAAAGAGGTCCGGTTCGATCCGGACAAGGACCGCCCCGGTCCGATTTCCCTGGCCGTCGTCGGCACGATTTCCGGATCGGCCGAAGCCCTTTTCCGGCCGGAGGAACCCGATCTCCCGCATCCCGACAGCGAGGGCCGCATCGCCGTCTTCGGCGACTCCGACTTCATCACCAACCGCTATTTCAACTTCTCCGGGAACGGAAACTTTTTCCTCAACACCGTCAACTGGCTGACCGAGGAAGCCGACCTCATCTCCATCCAGCCCCGAACCGCAGCCCCGCGCACCCTTCGGCTGACGCCGTCCCAGGGCCGGTTGATCTTCTTCACGAGCGTCGTTGTGCTTCCCCTGGCCGTGCTGCTTCTGGGATTGAGCGTCTGGCTCAGAAGGAGGGCTCTGTGAAGTTCCGGACAACGCTGATCCTGCTCATCGTCTTCGTTGTCCTCCTGACGGCCTACCTCGTTTTCGAATCGCGGACGAAGTCGTCGGAGGACAGAAAGGACCGGGAAGCCCTTCTGACCGAATTCGAAGAGACCGACATCGAAAAGATGTCGGTTCCCGCCGGCGACGGCGTCATCGTCTTCGATCGGGATGAGGCCGGAATCTGGATGATCGCCGCGCCTCTCCGGGCGCCGGCCGACGTCTATGAAGTCGACAATCTCGTCCGGAACTTCGCCCGCCTTCGGATCGAACGCATCGTCGAAGAGGACCCGGAGGATGTCGAATCCTACGGCATCGGAGAAAGAGACGTCCTCTTCTGGGCGAAGGGCGAGGGGAAACCCGTCCGGATTCAGATCGGCATGGAAAACCCCATCGGAGGGACGCTCTTCGCCCGCCGGGACGACGAAAAGCGCATTGTTCTCCTGGCTTCGACGCTCAAGTTCTCTCTTGATAAAACACTCTTTGATTTCCGGAAAAAGGACGTGTTCGCCTTCGAGACCGGGGACATCTCAAAACTGCGGGTTCAGGCCGGGGCGAAGGCCTGGGACGTCTCCAAGGAGGACGACCGTTGGTGGCTGACCTCGCCGGTCCGGGCTTTGGCTTCGAACACCCGGATCCGGTCCCTGCTCGAGACCTTGTCCGGGCTCAAGGCCCGGTCTTTCGCGGCCGAAGACAAATCCGCCGCCGACCTCAAGGCCTTCGGCCTGGACAAACCGGGATACACGGTCGCCCTGAGCGCGGCGGATTTGGAGGAGGACATGGTCTTTTTTCTGGCCCGTTCGGGCGACGATGTCTATGTTTCCACGGACAAATCACCTCTTGTCGTCTCCGTCGAAACGCGGATTCTGGAGGATCTCGAAAAGCCGCTCGAGGACTTCCGAGAAAATAAGGCCGCGGATTTCAACAGTTGGGAGGCCGACCGGCTCTCGATCACCGCGGACGGCAAAACGATCACCGCCTTCAAGGACGGCGAGGGCTTCGACGCCGCATGGAAGATCGAGGGGATCGAGGGCATCGCCGACAGGTTCCTCATCGAATCCTTCATCCGGAAAGTCGAGTATCTCGAAGCCCTAACCTTTGTCGACGCCCCGGGACAGCGGGTCCGCCATGGCCTCGAACCGCCGGGCGCCGTGATCACGGTCCGCGTCAAACCTTACAGCGGCGAACACCGGGAGATCGTTCTTCATGTCGGCCTGGAAGTCGAAGAGGAAGGACGGGTCGCCGTCCGCAATCCCGAACTCGACTACCACATGATGGTCGATTCCTCCTTCCTGGCCGAAATGCCCAAGGAGGGCGGAGACTGGATGCCGAAGGAAGACCCGGATCGTCCGTGAATTCTCATGACTGTCGCCCTCGAGGCCCAAATGAACTTCCGCTTTTAAGGCTCGAGGGAATCCCTTCACAAGACGCGTCCGGACCCCGGCGAGGCCCGGCCGCTCCGGCTCCGATTCTCGCTCTCCTTGACCTGCGGTCTCGGATCCGTGCCCGCTCGGCCCTCCGACGGCTTGTTCCGGGATTCCCCCTGCGCCTCGCGGAAGTTATCTCTAGCATTTTGGACAAGAACGATGCGTTCGCATAATTTTATTGCCGTCGATCCCGTTGTTTTCCGCAGGCGTCTTCTCAACTGGTACCGCCGGAACCGCCGGGAACTTCCCTGGCGGAAGACGGCCGACCCTTATGCGGTCTGGGTCTCCGAAATCATGCTTCAGCAGACAACGGTCAAGGCGGTCATCCCCTATTACGAACGGTGGATGCGTCTGTTTCCGGACATCAAGTCTCTGGCGGGAGCTCCTCTACGGAAAGTTCTCAAGGCCTGGCAGGGGCTCGGGTATTATCAGCGCGCCCGGAACCTCCATGCCGCGGCCCGGACCATTGTCCGCAATCACGGAGGACGGATTCCCGACGACGCCGAAAGCTTGTCACGTCTTCCCGGGTTCGGAGCCTATACCACGGCCGCCGTCCTTAGCATCGTCTTCGGAAAAACCCTCCCCGTTTTGGACGGAAATGTTCGTCGA
Protein-coding regions in this window:
- a CDS encoding glycine--tRNA ligase subunit alpha, which codes for MSLQNLILNLHHYWADRGCYLAPSYDVEVGAGTMTPDTFFRVLGPKPWKVAYVQPSRRPTDGRYGENPNRVQKHHQYQVIIKPSPMDIQQLYIDSLVALGIRLEDHDLRFDEDNWESPTIGAWGVGWQVLLDGLEITQFTYFQQAGGIDLSPVSAEITYGLERLEMFLEEKDDIYDLDWSNDVSYRDLRLDEEKQFSEYNFERADTAQLRQAFDAAEREAAALIQRNLLLPAYDMCLKCSHNFNLLDARRAVSVTERVKMIARIRALVTDIAGRTVAPRGEA
- the gcvPB gene encoding aminomethyl-transferring glycine dehydrogenase subunit GcvPB; amino-acid sequence: MIREIREPLLFEISAEGKGCSYLAPLDVPESAETLSGVALRETIEGFPEVSETEVTRHFTRLSQKNYCVDMGIYPLGSCTMKYNPKINEKLSSLPAFTESHPQAPEEDIQGNLEVLKLTEKLLSEITGMDAFSLQPAAGAHGELAGMMLIRALLEDRGDPRKFVLIPDSAHGTNPSSAHICGYTVKEIKSNAAGMIDLGNLAEAMSDEVAALMVTNPNTLGVFESEILEATRIVHDKGGLVYMDGANMNALTGIVRPGDMGVDVLHLNLHKTFSTPHGGGGPGSGPVGVKKILEPYLPVPVVVEKEGRFAIDTDRPKSIGRMRSFFANYLVVVRALCYILSLGPRGMREIAETAVLNANYIRKSLEGLYHLKYDAPTLHECVFSDKRQKEHGVSNLDIAKRLIDTGVHPPTMSFPLIVHGALMIEPTETESRRDLDLFIEAMVKIAGEAEKDPEVLRSAPHITYVRRLDETGAARNPVLRWEKNP
- the gcvPA gene encoding aminomethyl-transferring glycine dehydrogenase subunit GcvPA, giving the protein MSYLSLSERDRKEMLERIGVSSVDDLFCCIPEAIHLKKDLDLPGPLSEMELAAEIQAIAGRNAPAGILSFMGGGAYPHFIPSVVDYLSSRGEFVSPYTPYQPEVSQGTLQVIFEFQTLICQLTGLDIANASLYEGATAAAEAVLMAQRVTGKAKVLVAASLHPQYREVIRTYVRNLDLTVEEVPFTERGTVDAAALDKALDDGTAAVLFQSPNYFGVCEDVRSISTAAKTKGALSVAMVAEALSLALLEAPGKLGADIVAGEAQSFGIPLGFGGPYLGFMAARKEYLRQLPGRICGQTTDVEGQRGYVLTLSTREQHIRREKATSNICTNQALCALRATIYLAAMGREGLRRAARHNVAKTAYALEKLLAVRGVERRFSGPVFNEFVIQLPKPWLDVDKALRKKGIRGGIGLDKSGPGFERCVLVCITELHAGEDIDRLAAGLEEVLR
- the gcvH gene encoding glycine cleavage system protein GcvH, with product MMYPNDYSYSKDHEWIKIEGGEAIIGITDYAQKQLGDIIFVELPAVGKALDAGQPIGVVESVKSVSDIYAPIGGEIAAVNEKLTQAADLINKDPHGGGWIVRMKIRDKAELDGLMTASDYEKHIESLES
- the gcvT gene encoding glycine cleavage system aminomethyltransferase GcvT; this encodes MAIYYSKIMVWDKNLRDFAGCGIHGCHHFRKDAIMKLTRLNSFHKKLGGRMVEFFGWEMPVEFKGIIDEHMAVRTRAGLFDVGHMGEIHIEGPDALPFVQYLTPNDASRLKAGMVQYTALTTPEGTFVDDMLVYFLAENTYLLVVNASNTDKDFAWIVDHRENFDVRIENRSDAYSQIAVQGPKAQAILSPLTDVDLDGMKTFRSAFGKAAGIDALISRTGYTGEDGFEIYTTDPDPGKIWEALLEQGREAGVLPVGLGARDTLRLEAKLMLYGNDISDKTTVLEADLKWIVKFQKGDFLGKAALEKQQAEGLKRKIAGFEIIDKGIARPHYPILADGRPVGEVCSGTFSPFLKKAIGLAYLPIDLTAPGTEIAVVVRDRTLAARVVPTPFYKRGEA
- a CDS encoding arginine--tRNA ligase, which gives rise to MIDFKNRLKKQIAERLGDTYPLEPGDIDFTPTPNAALGDIALAFPFQLARRLKTNPRALASEIAGRLLPLDGVERLDIAGAGYINLFLDRTAFFAAVLRDTDRTVPIPEEDKIIIEHTNINPNKAAHVGHLRNACLGDTLARCQRHRGENVEVQNYVDDTGVQVVDVVFGLMELEGISSPAELDRIPGKFDYYCWDLYARISPHLAAHPESGERKAGILKKIEHGEDPEAGLAHAVSRRILRAHLATMNRLGISYDVLPCESSILRQAFWEKAFERLKERQAIHYVGSGDNAGCWVMRLEDEPDREKIIVRSDGTVTYVGKDIAYQLWKFGLLDRDFYYEPFIEDAGRTVWITTPSPQPNSPSFGRGSRVYNVIDSRQAYLQKVVVQGLKSLKYENQAAKSIHFSYEMVALSPKSLEELGYQATDEEKDRAFLEVSGRKGLGVKADDLLDRLEEKARAEVSGRNPELDPEAAAEVARHVACGALRYFMLKFSRNSLIVFDFDEVLSFEGETGPYLQYTAVRMNSIFRKLRERDKTAETALHTLETAPPSLTRLPEKELADTWDLVTVMSSIEEDVVRSVAALEFSHLARFAFTLCQKINSYYHRYPILSETDPELRNIRLLTIAAARRTLGAALALMGIPIPEKM
- a CDS encoding ABC transporter ATP-binding protein — encoded protein: MIEVQDLVKKYGDFPAVKKLSFEVPQGKIWGLLGPNAAGKTTTMRILTGFLPATDGAARVAGIDVFERPDAAKRILGYLPENVPLYPEMTVASYLGFVAAIKQVPKAKKKEAVVRAVRSAGLETVRGRLIKNISRGFKQRVGIAQALIHDPQILILDEPTIGLDPAQIIEIRELIRSLRGERTIILSTHLLAEVTQVCDGVTIINEGRLMASGTLDELTASARSTDGVVLKLRKSGPESTAALRAIPGVDTAAIRDSEIEVAWSRGRDLREAVARTVVEKDLGLLEMKSLGMNIEDLYLKIVSGGLES
- a CDS encoding ABC transporter permease subunit; its protein translation is MRNILSIAKREIQAYFTSPIAYVVIAVFLLLTGFFFYSLVWWFNSQAMQMAQNPTYFQQININQMVFTPLFHNISIILLLMLPLLTMRLFAEEKKIGTEELLFTSPVSVNQIIFGKYLASLAVLAAMLLLSGLLSIFTFAYGNPQIAPLLNGYLGLFLMGAAFIAVGLFFSSLTENQIVAAILTFGALLLFWVMGWAANAAGGIWQDVLNYLSFFQHFDDMTRGILDTSDVVYYLSFAFFGLFLTHAVIQSRRWR